GTCCGCGCGGTCGCCGCGGGCATCCGCGCACGCGGCGAGACCCCCTTCCTGCACGCCGCCGCCGACAACGTCCCCGCGATCCGGCTCTACGAGTCCCTCGGCTTCACCCCGCGCCGCCGTTCCACGATCCTGGCGGTCCGCAGTCCGGGAACACCCGGTGGGGGCGCGATGTTGTGACGCACGACGAGATCCGCGAGGCGCCGTCGCGCGCCCGGACGAGGGAGGTGCCGGCCGTGCCCCGTGTGCCGCGCGCCGTCCGCCTCCACTCCCGGCCCCATATCGATCTCCTGCGCGTGGCCGGCGCGCTCTGTCGCTCCTGACCCTGATCCCAGCCGCCGTGCCCCGTGCCGTCCCCGGGGCCGGTGACGGCCGTCGTACGCACCTCCAGGAAGGCGCCCACCCGTGTCCCCCTCCGCCGCTTCGCCCGCGCCCGCATCCCCGACTCCCGCATCCCAGACTTCCGCCTCCTCCATTCCCGCCTCCCCGACTCCTCCTCCCGCCGCCCTGCACCTCGCCGTCGCGCTGGACGGCACCGGCTGGCATCCCGCCTCCTGGCGCGAGCCGGTCGCCCGGCCCCGCGAGGTGTTCACCGCCGGATACTGGGCCGACCTCGTCGGCGAGGCCGAGCACGGACTCCTCGACCTCGTGACGATCGAGGACGGCCTCGGCCCGCAGTCCGCGCACTTCCTGGACCCGGACGAGCGCACCGACCAGCTCCGCGGCCGGCTGGACGCCGTCCTCGTCGCGGCCCGGATCGCCCCTCTCACCCGGCACATAGGCATCGTGCCGACCACCGTGGCCACCCACACCGAGCCGTTCCACATCTCCAAGGCGATCGCCACCCTCGACCACGTCAGCTCCGGCCGGGCCGGCCTCCGTGTGCAGATCACCGCCCGGCCGAACGAGGCCGCCCACTTCGGCCGCCGTACGGTCCCGCGCATCGAGGCCTACGACAGCCCGGACGCCCAGGAGCTGGTGGCCGATCTGTTCGACGAGGCCGCCGACTACGTCGAGGTGGTGCGCCGCCTCTGGGACAGCTGGGAGGACGACGCCGAGATCCGGGACGTGGCCACCGGACGGTTCGTCGACCGGGACAAGCTGCACTACATCGACTTCCAGGGTCGCCGGTTCAGTGTCAAGGGCCCCTCCATCACCCCCCGTCCGCCGCAGGGCCAGCCCCTCGTGGCCGCCCTCGCGCACGCCACCGTCCCGTACCGGCTGGTGGCCCGCCAGGCGGACATCGGCTTCGTCACCCCGCACGACACCGACCAGGCGCGCGCGATCGTCGCCGAGATCCGCGCCGAGCAACGGGCCGCCGGGCGCGCCGACGAACCCCTGCACGTCTTCGGCGACCTGGTCGTCTTCCTCGACGACGACCCG
The sequence above is drawn from the Streptomyces griseiscabiei genome and encodes:
- a CDS encoding LLM class flavin-dependent oxidoreductase codes for the protein MPASPTPPPAALHLAVALDGTGWHPASWREPVARPREVFTAGYWADLVGEAEHGLLDLVTIEDGLGPQSAHFLDPDERTDQLRGRLDAVLVAARIAPLTRHIGIVPTTVATHTEPFHISKAIATLDHVSSGRAGLRVQITARPNEAAHFGRRTVPRIEAYDSPDAQELVADLFDEAADYVEVVRRLWDSWEDDAEIRDVATGRFVDRDKLHYIDFQGRRFSVKGPSITPRPPQGQPLVAALAHATVPYRLVARQADIGFVTPHDTDQARAIVAEIRAEQRAAGRADEPLHVFGDLVVFLDDDPAEAAARRERLDALAGEPYTSDARIFTGTPAQLADLLQELATAGLTGFRLRPAVAGHDLPAITRGLVPELQRRDAFRHAYEADTLRGLLGLARPANRYTAA
- a CDS encoding putative leader peptide yields the protein MPRAVRLHSRPHIDLLRVAGALCRS